Part of the Rhipicephalus sanguineus isolate Rsan-2018 chromosome 5, BIME_Rsan_1.4, whole genome shotgun sequence genome is shown below.
GCGTATGACGcttgcgcagtggcgacaaacgcaaaGGTTTGCCAAAATTCTCTATTGCGAGGCACGTTGTAAGTGGATGCGTCCCAATTAATTTCGACCATATCTCAATCCAGGTATGCACTAGCGTCCATCGAACACTTGGCGGTGGCGATCTTGCTCCAGAGTGCCTTAGCAACAAGGGTTTGCCGTCCATTAAGCATACATCTGCATTTAGACTGGTTTTCTCTCTTCGCTGCTTGCACTTTTCGCATATGTCTGCACGTCAAAACGGCAATAGTTAATTACTTTATAGTTTATCTCACGTATGGGTCGTATAATACGCTTGTAGACTGAATACAAGGCGAGGCGTTGGTCGATTAAAGTTGTTAGGCAGCATATATAACTCAGAATATTTTGTGTCAGGAATGACTAAATATATAGGCAGATATAAGCTTTCGGAAAGCTTGCACAGCAAATCAGTAGGCTAATTGTATCCTACAGGATTACCTTACAGGTATAAATGTCACAAATGTGCTGTCAAAGCGATtactattgcttttttttttatctcaatgTCAAAAGGCGTAGTAAGACTATTTAACAATAACTTAATAATTAATCATTTTTACGCTACAAATGAAGCATCATTGATGCTTTTTCTGACTATGTGGCGCCTTACATCATAGATTATATTGTAATATTGTATCTCGGGCACGTGTGTTGAAGCGTTCTTCTTCGTCCAGTCCGCTCTTCCGCATGCTACGGCTAAGTTTGAACCATTTGATATTTACCCATCACTCAATTTCTGTTTGAGATTGCCGGTCTTTGCTGTGCGCAAAACGGCGCACAGCAAAcggcgccacacacacacacacacacacacacacacacacacacacacacacacacacacacacacacacacacacacacacacacacacacacacacacacacacacacacatatatatatatatatatatatatatatatatagctctcaCTTGGTCCATATTCCATATATatgagggatatcagttgtgaattaatCGTCTCctgccctgctttgccatgcagtctcACGGCCGTTGTCAAGTTTTATTGCTATAGCGAATGTAAGATAGGAAGCAGCAATCAACggtaatctgttttttttttttttaagtgtaagCACGTCTCATTAATTAATTCTGCCTCGTAAGTATAGCACACATGAAACAATCGAATCCGGTCGACGTGGGTGGTGCAAGAGACGCGCAAAAATTGATTAAGACGTTAATTGGTAAAGTAGAATGCTTACTGGAGATTAACACACAAGCTTTTGTACACTCGCCACTGATTCCTTGTTCAGCTAGCtttttttggtgttttttttttcttttcatctttaGAATTTGCTGCATTTCATAATTCGATATAGCTGTCATTAAAATGCCACGCGATCTTTGTAAGTGTATGTATATACGCGATACGTTCCCTAGCTTTTATCGCATACCACGCTGAAGTATTACTGCAATCGCGACGTTATTCTACGTACGCGAATGCCCTTTTGACCCACATTTACATTGCGACTTGATAAccaaagcgaaaaaaaatgtgtattttttttttttctttgaataatAATACTGAGTGGCTTCTAACAAGggcatatatttttttaattcacAGGTCGGATTTTCTCACGCATGGCTTGTTGGCAACGCTTAGATCTTATCAACATTACTTAACACATACTCATTACGTAAACTAAATTGAATAAGACTCATTGTATTCAACAATTCAACAACTTTAAATCTACGTGCAACATATTTACACTCGAGAGAGCCATTTGTAATAACAAACAGACAATGAAATAGGCTCCCTCTGCTATATATTCTGCATTAAACCTTTTCATTTTTCAGCTAAATCCTGTGTTGTAACCTTATCGACGAAGGTTCAATCAAAACAAAGCGGTTTTCCTCGGGAATGCGAACTGCGCCACAAATGCTGCCGTCGACTGCTCCATAATCCGTACGAGATCATACGTTTGATGCGATGCTAGTGGCGCCTGCCGGAGACACCAAAAACCAATACTGCTAGCTTGCGGCCTTcgagaccatagagtttcctaaaattaactagaggggactctggcgctgcgatcgttcagcttccatgggaatgatgggtagtacacaaatttgcctagtcttcgtgcttgcggcttcaaacgtacttgtggctttgtttattgctatgttttggttttctttcggataaaagaatggatcgttgtgaacttcgtgaccagatttgaatcgctgagcctaaagaagttaaagtggcgaagtgaaactgctgacttttgctgaaattcgttttgcgacaaagcagatgcagccaacgcggagctaaacggagccgaaagtacgaagtttagacaaatttgtgtactacccatcattcccatgctggctgaagcgtcatgcgttgcagctcccatagacactagcgccagagttccctctagtaagtattgtaggaaactctatgttcgaGACTACTTCGGTACCAATGCAATATTGGAGGCTACGTGTTGTAAGCGATAGTttgaaagcctttttttttttttttgatacatAGTTTCTTACTGTGAGTGTTTACATGTGTGCTGGAGACTATTTGCTTAGTTGTTGTGACGTAATTTAAAAAATTTTATATTTTAGCAGTACGGAACCATGACGTCATTTTTGCTGCCCGGCGTGTACaaaagcgtggcctttgagatctgCTTTTGTTAGAAAGCATATGTTAGAAAGGAATCACCTTCGGTTGAAGGTGCGATGCACAATGCATTAGTCAAATATACCTTAATTTAAAACTTGCCATGTCCCCGCAACAACTGTATGATAAATAATAATGTGGGCAGCATGCACTAAGAACACTGTAACTAAAAGTGATCACGCAACCCGCCTCATTGTTGCCATGCTTTGCTGAAACACTTCGCTGACGATGCGCTTAGCACACAGAAGTCCGCGCCAACATACTTGCACAGCTTACCAAAGCGCTGAATAACCGCTCATTAAGTTGGGAAAACTACATTCTTCATAAACCTGCATTACGTCGTTCGCGGTTGGCGGTAGCTTTCAATTTAGCAACGTTGTTCTAGGCTGTAAGTACGGCCTCCGAGTAGCAACACACTTTCGGAGGCCGCTCCTGGCCGCTCAATGACACGGCCTCTGAGATGTACGAACGCACCGAATTTGTCCGTACAACGTCGTGTtcatttaaaaaagaagaaataggAAAACGCGCGCTGTGTTTGGGTAATTGGTTATCCCTGTCAAGCATAGGAATGAGTGTGACACAATGACTTTGTTTTTCACTGCAGTTATTAATTATTCGAACAAGCAGCTTTCCGAGGCACTGCAGGAGGCACAGAACTATTTTCGTCTTTTTAATTGTCCAGAAAATTGCGTGAAGTGCTTATATTTACAGCTTTCTTGTCGGAACGCCTAAGGTTTAGCTGATTGCGCTGGCTTAGAAAATTGAATAAGCCTTGCAATCTTCAAGAAATGCTCTATCATGCAACTTCAACAGTGTACGTGTCTCGGCAAGTTCGCTGCAAGTCGTCAAGAAGTCTACGACCAACTCTATGTCTACAACTTTCTTGCCACCGCGCCATTAACATCTCGCACTATTTCATAATCAATATTTTAGAATTCCAGTAAGAACCAGCTGGGCAGCGCCTACGCTCACTATTCATTTTTGCTTACTTTTTTTCCCCCGGGCTCGCGAAGTCACGAGTTTCCGGGGCAATTATTTTATCGTTTGCTTCGTCTTCGTAAGCGTTCGTTGTATGTATACGTGTCCAAATAGCCATAATTTGTTCCGAAAATTGCGACGTACATGTAGTGCTCGGCTGCATTTGCATCCGGTGACGCTGTGGCTCGAGAAAGCGCCTGTGGCAACGACATCGCCAAACTACCAATAAAGCTACCGCTCTATCGGCAGCGAGAGTAAGTTCATGACGGCAGCTAGACGCGCTGTATCCGTGCTTCTCTGGGTATGTCGCAAGGGTAGCAGGCATTTCGTAGCTCACATTTTCTCATTTAAATTCTTCCTTGTTGGTCTGGGCGCTCAAATCGTCACGCACGTTTTACTTATGCTACACCGAAGTGCGAGTATCTTTGAAACAAGCACGGTCAGCTGTTTGTTGACGAAACAAACTGGGTGTCGTAGCAAAATTAAACGAAATAAAGCTTTAAAAACGAAATTAGTGAAAATTCAATCAGGTGCCGCAGTTGCGACAACCAGTTTAATTATTCTAGATGGCTCGCAATGCatcctgatgcgcgctgacgcCTAATATCTAATGACTCCCAAATTTCAAAAGAACAACACGCTATATTTAAACTTTCACGGCACGTGGACAACGCGGTGTGGGCTAATGTCCTGGCTGTTGCAACAGCCTCGCTCCACAAGAGTTAAATAAGAAATACTGAATGACGGACATGTGAGTGAGCGTTTATTTGTAAACATCATGTGTCGCCCTTCAACTAAAAAACAACAAGCGCCTTGCTCACAGTTCCCAGCTCTTTGTCTATTTCGGCTCGTGTCGTGAATATTTTCCTTGTTCAGTAGCGGCAGTGCGCATTTTTTCACGTCACACAAAAGTGCAATATATACCCACTCATAATGATGCGAATCATGAATGTGCAGTGATATGTCAGTGCAGCGGATTGGGGCAACGAAAAAATATCATCAAAGCGCTCCCACTTTGATGTTGGAATCGTCTCTAATGGAACAATCGCTCACGCCAGCTAGCAGACGAACTTAAAACGAAACCGCGGTTGCTAGgtgcgcgtgacgtcatcacggaaTTTATCCGACTCGTTTCGAAACTTCTCCGAGAACAGCCGACGAATCCCGAACGCGAGCCGAGGGTGACGTTTAGGTCAATGCCTGAGCGCTGCGCGTACGGAGTTACGTTACCGCCGGAGTACCGCTGGTTACCGAAGAGAAACCCGGCGCCGTGCTACGGAGTCGAGTCGAGACCAGCAAACATGGTCACCCGGAGGCCCGAGCCCGGACGAGGTCGGCCTCGAGTGACTGTGTAGGGCAGACGGTGCGGTATCGACAGCTGAATGCTAGGCCTAAACAGCACTGCCGTCTGCCGAAGAACCGTGATGTAGAAGTCACAAGGAACTTTTGATCTTCCCAAGCTTGCGTTATAATGAGTGGACGGCCGAGGACGACTTCCTTTGCTGAAGGGAACAAGCAGCCTCAACAGCCGAATTTTCTCGCTGGAGTGAAAATAACCAGTAAGTACAACTCGTAGGCCTAACGTTCCTCGTAACATGGCGCAGCGCGGCGGGGCCGGTGACTCGCgatcgtagaaaaaaaaaaaaaaaaaaagcagggcggGGGGCAGCGTGGCACAGCGCGTcgtcctctctgtctctctcttgcATGCCCATTGGGATCGGGCATTGCGCCACGTTAGATTCGGATCTGGATCTGGCTACCAATATCATAAACGAGCTCGACCTGGTACCCGGTAAGTGGTGGTGTTCGCGGGCGCGGCAGCATCGGCCCCCGGGTCGTGCGAATCTCCAGTGCCTGTGCCTCGGCGCGCAGGCAAGGACGGCGCCAAGGTGACCACGGTGCTGGCCACCCCGGGCCAGGGGCCGGACCGGCCGCAGGAGGTGTCTTACTGCGACACCAAGGTGATCGGCAATGGCTCCTTCGGGGTGGTGTACCAGGCGCGGCTGCTCGACTCGGGCCAGCTGGTGGCCATTAAGAAGGTGCTGCAGGACAAGCGCTTCAAGAATCGCGAGCTGCAGATCATGCGCCGCTTGGACCACTGTAATATAGTGAAGCTCAAGTACTTCTTCTACTCGAGCGGCGACAAGAAAGACGAGGTGTACCTGAACCTGGTGCTCGAGTACATCCCCGAGACTGTGTACCGGGTGGCACGCCACTACAGCAAGTCCAAGCAGACCATCCCGATCTCCTTCATCAAGGTGAGACCCATTTGCGATGCTGCTCACGGTTGCAGGGACGCTAACCTGTGCTCGTGCCCTTGCGCAGCTCTACATGTACCAGCTGTTTAGAAGCCTGGCGTACATCCACTCTCTGGGCATTTGCCATCGGGACATCAAACCGCAGAACCTGCTGCTAGATCCCGAGACGGGAGTCCTCAAGCTGTGCGACTTTGGCAGGTGAGACACCACATTGTGGTGGGAACAGGCAGCGCAGGAAGTTGCGCGTGTAACAGACGCACAGATCACCTAACGGAAACCTGTCACCTTAGTCGCACGATAAGTACCAGAAGCAGCGTAGCGGCAACCAGGAGACATGATGAAGACACACAACTGTTGATGATTACGAACCTAGACAGATGTTGTCATCGTGCTTATGAATGACGCAGTATACGTGTACCAGTTTTATTGTGTTTAATATTAGCTTTTTGAAGGTTCTATCAGTATTGGTGTGTTGATAGATGTGCTGTAGGTAGGgcactttctgtacattgattGATTTAAGCCTGCAAGAAAACAAAGACAGTTTCCATCAAATGCAACGCTTCAGAAGCACTCGGCACCTCTTTTCATAGTTGCTTCTCTATCCAATACAAAGCCTTTGTCAACAGTTGTCTTTATGGCATTTTAGCAAAATTTATACAAGCATGGTGCC
Proteins encoded:
- the LOC119393653 gene encoding glycogen synthase kinase-3 beta isoform X1, which encodes MSGRPRTTSFAEGNKQPQQPNFLAGVKITNSDLDLATNIINELDLVPGKDGAKVTTVLATPGQGPDRPQEVSYCDTKVIGNGSFGVVYQARLLDSGQLVAIKKVLQDKRFKNRELQIMRRLDHCNIVKLKYFFYSSGDKKDEVYLNLVLEYIPETVYRVARHYSKSKQTIPISFIKLYMYQLFRSLAYIHSLGICHRDIKPQNLLLDPETGVLKLCDFGSAKLLIKGEPNVSYICSRYYRAPELIFGATDYTTMIDVWSAGCVLAELLLGQPIFPGDSGVDQLVEIIKVLGTPSKEQIREMNRNYTEFKFPQIKAHPWHKVFRARTPGDAIELVSRLLEYTPSARIGPLQACAHSFFNELREPGTRLPNGRELPPLFDFTPHELSLEPQLNATLIPAYLRGGEAAPTAGAAGSSSEPAEASTSNSGPV